One Mycolicibacterium sp. ND9-15 genomic window, CCCGGGTTCATCACCACGCGCTGGTAGTCGATCGCGTCCACCACTTCGGGTAGATCCATTGGAACCGTGATCTGCTCCCAGCGGATCCGCGGGTACTGAGAGCCCATCGACATCAATGCGCCCCGGGGGTGAACCGAAACAGCGTGTTGCGATTGATCGCGACCAGCGTTCCGTCGTCGCGGTGGAACTCGTCAGAGGTTTCCACGAAATGCCCGGGCCCGAGGCGGGTTCGCTTCCGCGGCGACACCGAGACGACCTCCTCGATGACGTGCAGCCGATCCCCTTCGACGATGCTGCAACGAAACTCGACTTCGTTGGCGGCGTTGATGAACGTGGTGCCGGGCAACGGTACGCGGAGCGCGATCGCCGGGGTGGGCGGTTGTCCGGTCGGCAGCCACGGCGGCGGAATCAGCCAACCCATCAGCAGTGCGGGCGGGGCGAGCAGCCCGCCCCACTGCTCCCGGGCGAAGTCCGCGTCCCAGTACGACGGGTTGGAGTCACGGACCATCGCCGCGAAGTGCTGAATGCGGGCACCCGACACCGCGGTGCCGGCGTACCTCGGTTCCGTTCGCGTGCCGACCATCTGGAGCGCGTCTTCGTAAGTGCCGAAGGCGAACTCGTAACGGATCCCGTCGCTCACCCCGGGAGCGCACTCTCGCGGGGCGCGACATCCCATGCCAGTTGCCGGGCGGCGAAGTACCACCCGCCGCGTTCGTAGACGAGTCGGTCGGTGTAGATGCCGGTCGCCTCCAGTGCGTTCGCGCAGAACAGCAACGCGACGCACCGCTGGGTCGCCTCGACACCATCGACGGTGATGTCGTGATCGACCGTGACGAGTCGCCGCCCGTTGCCGCCGTCGAACGCGACCCGCAAGTCGGCGAACGTTTCCCCGCCCCTGACGTATGTCGCATCGGAGTGCCGGAAAGTGGCGAGCCAGCCGGCGAGATCACCGTCGGAGTACAGCC contains:
- a CDS encoding FAS1-like dehydratase domain-containing protein; this encodes MVGTRTEPRYAGTAVSGARIQHFAAMVRDSNPSYWDADFAREQWGGLLAPPALLMGWLIPPPWLPTGQPPTPAIALRVPLPGTTFINAANEVEFRCSIVEGDRLHVIEEVVSVSPRKRTRLGPGHFVETSDEFHRDDGTLVAINRNTLFRFTPGAH
- a CDS encoding nuclear transport factor 2 family protein; the protein is MPLSYQQQYVLDGLAGRAAILDLDARYNRLYSDGDLAGWLATFRHSDATYVRGGETFADLRVAFDGGNGRRLVTVDHDITVDGVEATQRCVALLFCANALEATGIYTDRLVYERGGWYFAARQLAWDVAPRESALPG